In one Melopsittacus undulatus isolate bMelUnd1 chromosome 4, bMelUnd1.mat.Z, whole genome shotgun sequence genomic region, the following are encoded:
- the LOC117435991 gene encoding tyrosine-protein phosphatase non-receptor type 13-like, whose amino-acid sequence MVTPQPRVCGPFSSSMLARETRDSDNEWEDLEELEEEKEEKEDCTKEMEIFVTLTKSENNGYGFSVVLNKVNSCLYVDEILNDPALSDGRLRRGDRIIMVNGIDVTSLPCNEALTLLQSSPPDLHLVVGRADSDPRPSIRPDEIPEITLTKGANGQLGLKLTGGAGSKLQGIYVLEIVPGSPASVEGSLQPQDQIVYICGLRTEGISLDDAVRVCEAATQHVQIKATRNGNPVVPIEQENRPPAETENDNISLSDENLNSQEQHLLHQHEKHLEEANCDAEQNTPDSPECKDIIIKIELEKAENGSLGFALVGGKNGRAILIKAISPDSIADVDGRLQVGDILLKVNETFVSGLPRQTVTDLLRKSQGTVQLTVCRRMALHWAYSGSQSKNIPSPPNTKAEHDSAEGSLQAQPVLTFKEEESNQ is encoded by the exons ATGGTGACCCCACAACCACGTGTCTGTGGTCCCTTCTCATCATCCATGCTGGCTAGAGAGACACGTGACAGTGACAATGAATGGGAAGACTTGGAGGAACtagaagaagagaaggaagaaaaggaagattgcACTAAG GAAATGGAGATCTTTGTGACCTTGACAAAGTCAGAGAACAACGGTTATGGATTCTCTGTAGTTCTTAACAAAGTGAACTCTTGCCTCTATGTTGATGAAATCTTGAATGATCCTGCTCTGTCTGATGGAAGACTAAGAAGGGGAGACAGAATCATTATG GTGAATGGAATTGATGTCACATCTTTACCATGCAACGAAGCCCTGACTTTACTGCAGAGCTCCCCTCCTGATCTGCACCTTGTGGTTGGTCGTGCTGACAGTGATCCACGTCCTTCTATTAGGCCAGATGAGATTCCTGAAATTACTCTCACCAAAGGTGCCAATGGACAGCTAG GCTTGAAGCTGACAGGAGGGGCTGGAAGCAAGTTACAAGGTATTTATGTGCTAGAAATAGTGCCTGGCTCTCCCGCCAGTGTGGAAGGCAGTTTGCAGCCACAAGATCAGATTGTTTACATCTGTGGACTGCGGACTGAGGGCATTAGCCTGGATGATGCAGTGAGAGTGTGTGAAGCTGCCACCCAGCATGTCCAAATCAAAGCCACAAG AAATGGCAATCCAGTGGTTCCTATAGAGCAGGAGAATA GGCCACCTGCTGAGACAGAGAATGACAATATTTCTTTATCAGATGAAAACCTGAATTCCCAAGAACAGCATCTGCTGCATCAACATG AGAAACATTTGGAGGAAGCAAACTGTGATGCTGAGCAAAACACTCCTGATTCTCCAGAATGTAAG GACATCATTATTAAGATTGagctggaaaaagcagaaaatggaagCCTAGGATTTGCACTCGTGGGTGGAAAAAATGGCAGGGCCATCCTAATAAAAGCTATCAGCCCAGACAGCATTGCAGATGTAGATGGAAGGCTTCAAGTTGGTGACATCCTACTTAAG GTGAATGAGACTTTCGTGTCTGGCCTGCCACGACAAACAGTTACAGATTTGCTGCGCAAGTCTCAAGGCACTGTTCAACTCACTGTGTGCCGAAGGATGGCTTTGCATTGGGCTTATTCAGGCAGTCAAAGCAAGAATATACCTTCCCCTccaaacacaaaagcagagcaTG ATAGTGCAGAGGGAAGCCTGCAAGCTCAGCCTGTTCTCACTTTcaaggaagaagaatccaacCAG